ACTTGACTCCTGGAGTGCTGAGCCAAGCCGTGCCTTAGCGCTGGTGTTACTGCTGGCTGATGCCGCGCTGCCGCTGTTTGACCAATTCACCGATTCCCCCACTGTTGATGTCGTCTGCAGACACCGGGATGTGATCGCCCAGTCGCCGGTGAGCTCTTCGCAAACAAAGCATCCGCGAGTGCCTTGACTCTCTAGTAACTGGAGACACGACACTGGAGAGATCTCGTCTTGTTGTCAGCTGTCATGACCTCCACCACTCTTCAAGCCATCCGCCTTTACCGGATGGACCTCCCAGACCACTCCTGCCCTTGGGGTTTACGGGCAGTGCGGCTGCTACGGGAACGGCATATTCCCTTCGAAGACCATCGCCTCACCAGCGCCGAGGAGGTGGAAGCCTTCAAGCTCTCCCATGGCGTGACCACTACGCCGCAAATCTTCTCGGGGAGTGAACGGGTCGGTGGCTACAGCGATCTCGCCACACGACTCGGCGTCCGGCCGGAAGCCGCTGAGATCTCTTACGCGCCAGTTGTAGCCGTGTTCCTTACCGCCGGCTTGATGGCCCTGGTGCTGGCAGCCGGGCTGGGCGGCTTCATGGGGTTCGCCATCTGCCTGCTAGCCATGCTCAAGCTGATGGATGTGGAGGCATTCGCCGCCAGCTTCCGTAAGTACGACCTGATCAGCCAGCGTTGGCGGCCCTGGGGCCGCCTCTACCCTGGGATTGAGCTGCTGGTGGGCCTCGGCGTGTTGCTTCAACCCGAGCCCGCCGCCGTTGCCCAGCTGGTGGGAATTGTGGCCGTTCCGCTCGGTGCCATGGGCATGGTTTCGGTGGGCAAGGCAGTGTTCATCGATCAGCTGGCGCTCAACTGCGCCTGCGTGGGCGGCAACTCCAAAACGCCCCTTGGCGTAGTGAGCTTTGCGGAGAACCTGATCATGACCGCCATGGGATTGGTGATGCTCACCGGTGGCTAATCCGATCTCAGGCCTTGGCCCTGCGGCCTGAAAGTAGAAGAGCCAAGCCGGAACCAATGACCACCAAGGTGAACAGCCCCAGCAACCCTGAGTAGTAGGGCTGCAGGTTCAGCGGGCCAAAGCGGCCGGAATGAATCTTGAGCAGCCAGAAAGCATCGATGCCCTGCTCCAGCAATAGGCTGTAGAACGAGCCAGTGGCCGCGGTGAGCAACAGCGGTGCCGCCGCTATCGGCACGACCCAACGATGCAGTTGGCGCCAGCGACTTTTCGGTAGCAAAGGCATGGCGCTTTAGTGGTGACGCAAATGCTGGTGCAGGGTTGCCTCGTTGCTGCAGGGCATCCACATGCCGCTGTTCTGGTGAGTGCCCGTGCAGCCAAGCTCCTTGGCCCGTTGCTCGGCCTCCTGCTGGGTGTCATGAAGGCCCTTCGGGTGGGCGTGGCTGGCCAGCGGCATTGCTGCCAGAGCTAAGGGGATCAGGGCGATGCGTCTGGCTAACGAGAAGCGATTCATCGGGGCGTATGTGGTTGATGACAAACGATACGGAACCTGAAAATTCAGAACTGAAAAAGGGCGTCGTATTGGATGTACTCCAGCTTGCTCAATACCTCCAGGCGCAGCGATCTAGGCATCTGGCGTCGGTTGGTGAATAGTTGGTGAAAGCGGAACAGCCCTGCACATCTCTGCACAGCTTGTGCCATCACCCAAAGGCCAAGAACCGTTGCAGCGGCAGGTCTCTGTGCACCTCTGAACAGTTTGGTGTAATCCTGCTCAATATCTTATCTAGGGCTTTTGGATCACCAGGCTGCGGCGGCCGGGGCCGAGGGGCTGGGCTGGTTTGAACAGCCGTGCAAGCAGGGCCGCCAGGCTGCGCCATTCAGGTGGGGCCTGGCGTTCTGGCCAGGCATCGGGCCGGCCGTAGAGCCAGCTGACCAGGGCAACCATGGCCTGCTGATCGGCCCTGTCCCAGCGGGCCTGCCAAAGGTTGCTTTGGCCTGTGATTAGTTCCAGACCCTCCAGAGTTAGGGGCGGCAGGCTGGCCTGCTGCTGGAGCTGCAGTTGGAGCTCCAGCTTTAGGGAATGGGCCCCCGCTGGCAGCGGTTCACTGCCCTGCCATTCGGCGCCCGCTTCGCTGAGGGCCCGCACCACCCCGGTCACAGACCAGGGGCTGCCATCGGCCAGCTCGCCTTGCAGGAGCGCCGGCATCTGGATCGCCAGCCAGGGCGTTGGATCACTGGCGGCGGGATCCCAACAGGCCCTTAGGGCCACCAGCAGGCCCACCAGGGTCAGGCCGCCCCACACCAATCCCAGCCAGTCACCGGAACTGCCTAATCCAGAAACCAGGTGGCGCAGGATCGAGGCCAGGTTGAGGGTGTTGAGGGCAAGCAGCACCAAAAGGGGCACTGCCAAAACCGGAGCGATGCCGCCGCGGCCCTCGACCCGGTGCTTGGGGGTTATCCGGAAGGGTTGCACTTTCCCCCAGAGGCTGGCCAGCACCGTGGCGGCCAGGGGCACCGCCAGGGCCCAGCCGGGCAGATCGGCCAGCAGGGCATGGCGGCTGCCCCGGTTGAGCCAGCCCACGCTGAGGAGCAGGGCGATCCAGAGCGGCAGCAGCAGTTCCACCAGCGCCGTGCCCGTGTAACGCACGGGCGACACATCCAGCAGGCCGATGCAGAGGGGCATCAGCAGCAGCAACAGGCGCGGCACCGTGTTGAACCAGTGCAGGGCCCCTTCGATGTAGGCCAGTCGCTGGCTGAGCCGCAGACCCCGCAGCCGCAGGGGGCCCTGGGGCAGCCGCAACGCCTGCAGGGTGCCGGAAGCCCAGCGCTGCCGCTGCCTGACGAAATCAAGCATGGTTTCAGCGGCCAAGCCGGCGCTGAGCTTTTCGCCCAGATAGCGCAGCCGCCAGCCCTTCGAGGCCAACACCATGCCGGTCACCAGGTCTTCGGAGATGGCCTGCTCCACAAAGCCGCCGATTTGATCAAGGGCTGAGCGGCGCACTAGGAAGCTGGTGCCGGCACACACCACCGCATCCCAGGCGCTGCGCACCGGTTCGATCCAGCGGTAGAAGCTCTCCTCATCCGGCAGCAGCCAGGCCTCCATGGCCAGGTTGCGCATTATTGGGTCGGCATTGAGGAAGTGCTGGGGTGTCTGCACCAGGGCCACCTGGGGATCGAGCAGCAGGCCGATCGTGCGCTCAAGAAACTGCCGCTGCGGCACGAAATCCGCGTCAAATACCGCCACCAGTTCGGCGTCGCACAGGGCAAGGCCGGCGTTGAGGTTGCCGGCTTTGGCATGGAGCCGCTGGGGGCGGTGGTGATAGTGGCAGCCGTAGCGCGATGCCAGGGCGATCAACTCGGGGCGGCCGGCGTCGTCGAGCAGCCAAAGGCGCCGATGGGGATAGCTCAACTGGCTACAGGCCTGCAGGCAGCGCTCCAGCACCGGTAGCGGTTCACCGCAGGTGGGTATCAAAACGTCTACGGCGGGGCGCCAGCCGCCGGCCAGCCAGCGGGCTTGGGCCGCATTTGCCTCGGGGCGACCATCGCTGAAGCGGCGCCAGGCCAGCACCAACGGCAGCAGGCCGCTGAGCAGCAACCATCCTTCCGCCAGCAGCAGCAGCACGCTTAGGCCTGCCGCCAGGGGGGTGCTGAGGTTGAGGCTCGCGCTTACGCGCCAGTGCAGGTAGCGCAGGGTCAGCAGGACGAGCAGCAGCAGCAGGCTGCGGCGCATCCATAGGGGGCAACTTGCCTCCGGCCGTCGGCTCAGCCACAGGGGCCACAGCAGGGCCAGCCAGGGAAGCCAGGGCGTGGCAAAGGGGGTCACATGAATCCCAGCTGGGCCCTGGCTTGATCCAGCAACGCTAGGGCCGCTGCCGGGGTGGCTGCCCGCATCAGCTCCTGGCGCAGTTGGGGGGCGCCGCTAAAGCCCTGGCAGGTCCAGGCCATGTGTTTGCGGGCGATCAGTAGGCCGTGGTCGCCCTTGGCTGCCACCAGGGCCCCCAGTTGTTCGGCCGCCAAGGCCAGACGCTCGGCCGGGCTGGGGGCGGGCGGCACGGGCCTGCCGCCCAGGGCCGCATCGATCTGGCCCACCAGCCAGGGGGCGCCCATGGTGCCCCGGCCCACCATCACCCCATCGGCGCCGGTGATCTCCAGGCAGCGGCTGGCAGCGGCGGGGCAGTTGATGTCGCCATTGGCGATTACGGGAATGGCCAGGGCTGCCTTGACCCGGGCAATCGCTTCCCAATCGGCCTGCCCCTTGAAGGCCTGCTCCCGGGTGCGGCCGTGCAGGGTGAGTAGTTGGGCGCCGGCGTCTTCGAGCTGGCGGCACCAGCTGACGGGGTCGAGGTCGCTGCCGCACCAGCCCAGGCGTGTTTTGACGGTCACCGGAATCCCCACGGCCGCGCCCACCACGGCGACGATGCGGGTGGCCAAATCGGGATCCCGAATCAGGCCACTGCCGCCCCCTTTTTTGGCGATCTTCTTCACCGGGCAACCCATGTTGATGTCGATCAGGAAGGCGCCGGCGGCCTCGGCCCGGCGGGCAGCTTCGGCCATCGCCTGGGGGCGGTAATCAAACAACTGCACCCCGATCGGGCCGGCTTCACTTGCGAGCTCCTCCACCTTTTGGCGGCCGTGGCCCAGCTCCAGGCTGGTGGCATTCACCATCTCGGTGAACAGCAGGGCATCGGGGGCCCAGCGCCGCACCAGGCCCCGAAAAATCCGATCACTCACCCCCGCCAGCGGCGACTGCAGCACCCGACAGCGCAGGCTCCGGGGTGTGCCGTTGCCAGGCAGCTGCAGCGCACCGGAAAGCAGCGCACCGGAAAGCAGCGCACCGGAAGGCAGTGGAAGGGAAGGGATCATGGTGATCCGATTGTGACGCCCTGTGCCTGCTGCCTACCCCCTGAGCCGTGCGCTGCTGGAGGCCGTATTGGCCGATCGCACCAGTGATCGCTTCGTGTGTGAGCTGATCTGGCCGCGCCTGGGATACGCGCCCGATGGCTCCGGCACCTGGGGCGCCGGCCCGGCTACGGAAGCCCTATGGCGGGAGTCCTTCCCGATTGAACCCCAGTTCATCGCCCAGCGGCCCGCCTCGGTGGCACTCACCCGCTCGATCCCGAAGCAGCACAAGCAGCTGCTCAAGCAGCAGCTGGGCTTTGCCGGCTACAAAATCGGTGGGCTCTACCCACGCCGCACCCGCCGGGCCACGGCGGTCAATTGGTTGTTGGCCTATCTGGCTGAGCGCAATGAGCCCCTGCCCGCAACCGGGCTCCTGCCGGAGCTGCTGGAGCCGCCGGCCAATCCCGTGGCCGGGCACCCGGGGGATTGGCCCGTGGCCTAGGGGGCAACCACTCTGTAGGGTCAAGTAAGGAAATAGTTGTAAGGGATAAGGCGTTTTGGCGCTTCCTGTTGTCGCCATCATTGGCCGCCCCAACGTGGGCAAATCGACCTTGGTCAACCGGCTGTGCCGGAGCCGGGAGGCGATCGTGCACGACCAGCCGGGCGTGACCCGTGATCGCACCTACCAGGAGGGTTACTGGGGCGATCGCACCTTCATGGTGGTCGACACGGGCGGCTTGGTCTTCGACGACGACAGTGAATTCCTGCCCGAGATCCGCGAACAGACCAACCTGGCCCTGGCGGAAGCCTCCGTGGCCCTGGTGGTTGTGGATGGCCAGCAGGGCCTGACCGCCGCCGATGAGGCGATTGCCGAATGGCTGCGGGGCCAGGGGGTGCCCACCCTGTTGGGTGTCAATAAATGCGAATCGCCGGAGACCGGCCTGGCGATGGCGGCGGAGTTTTGGGGCCTGGGGCTGGGGGAACCCTTTCCGATCTCGGCGATCCACGGTGCCGGCACCGGCGACCTACTCGACAAGGTGATCAGCTATCTGCCTCCCACCGAGGAGGTGGAGACAGAGGCGCCGATTCAGCTGGCGATCATTGGCCGCCCAAATGTGGGTAAATCCAGCCTGCTGAATGCGGTGTCCGGTGAAAACCGGGCGATCGTGAGCCCGATCCGCGGCACCACCCGCGACACGATCGATACCACGATCGAACGGGAGGGCAAGACCTGGAAACTGCTCGACACAGCCGGTATTCGTAGGCGCCGTTCGGTCAACTACGGCCCGGAATTTTTCGGCATCAACCGCAGCTTTAAGGCGATTGAGCGCAGTGATGTCTGCGTGCTCGTGATCGATGCCATCGATGGCGTTACCGAGCAGGACCAACGCCTCGCGGGCCGCATTGAAGAGGACGGCCGCGCCTGCGTGGTGGTGGTCAATAAGTGGGATGCCATCGAAAAGGACAGCCACACCATGCCGGCGATGGAAAAGGAGCTGCGCGCCAAGCTCTATTTCCTGGATTGGGCGCCGATGTTGTTTACCTCGGCCCTCATTGGCCAGCGGGTGCAGGCGATTTTCCCCCTCGCCCTGTTGGCGGTCGAGCAGCACCGTCGCCGGGTCACCACTTCGGTGGTGAATGAGGTGCTCACCGAGGCCCTCAGTTGGCGTTCTCCCCCCACCAGCCGCGGCGGTCGCCAGGGCCGTTTGTATTACGGCACCCAGGTGGCGGTGCGGCCCCCCAGCTTCACCCTGTTTGTCAATGATCCGAAGTTGTTTGGCGACACCTATCGCCGCTATGTGGAGCGTCAGATACGCGAGGGTTTGGGTTTTGAAGGCACGCCAATCAAACTGTTCTGGCGCGGCAAGCAGCAGCGCGATGCCGAGAAGGAACTGGCCCGGCAACAAGCCCGGCGCTGATGGATTGGTTGCGGCAGCTGCCGATCGGCCAATTTGTGGCCGAGGAGCAGCCAGGTCGGCGCAGTAGTTGGCTGCGGAGCTTGGATCCCCGGCTCAAGCTCGGTTGGACCCTGGCCTTCCTGATTACCCCAATTCTGGCGGGGCCGATCTGGCGCATTTCCCTTGTTGGGGTGCTGCTGTTGATCACCGCCGTCAGCGGTTTGCCCTGGCGGCTGTGGCGCCGCAGTTTGCCCGCCCTGGTGGCTCTGGCGGTGCTGGTGGGTTTGCTGGCGGCGGTGCTGCCGGAGGGTGCCATCGCCGCTGCCCCCCTGCAGCGTCCGCCCCAGGAGCTGCGCTTGGCGCCGGGATCACCCCTTAGCCCTGCCCCCGAGCGGGCTGGCGAGCGCTGGGAAATCCTCCGCCTCGGCCCCGTTTCAATCAACCGCCGCTCGGCCAAGCTCGGTCTCAATGGCGCCACCCTGCTGTTCACGCTGGTGCACAGCGCCAACCTGCTGCTAATCAGCACCCCAGCCGAGGAGTTGGTGTGGTCGATCAGCTGGCTGCTGGCGCCCCTGGGGCGCTGGGGTTGGCCGGTGGAGCGCCTCGGTTTCACCTTGCTATTGGCCCTGCGCTTTTTGCCGCTGGTGCAGGAAGAACTGCAAAACCTGTTGCGATCCCTGGCTACCCGGGCGGTCAATTTCAAGCGTTTGGGCTGGCGTGCAGGCTTGGGTTTGCTCTTGGCCCTGGGCGAACGTTTGCTGGCCAACCTGCTGCTGCGGGCTGAACAGGGGGCAGAGGCCCTGCTCGCCAGGGGTGGACGCTGGGCGCCCCCTGACCAGTTGCATCAAATGGCCCCTGCCCACCCTTGGCTGAATCGCTGGGCCGGGGCGGGCCTGGCCGGTTTGCTGCTGCTGCGCTGCAAAGTCGGTGGTTTTTAATGGTGCGACCCCGGCCCTGTGAGCCCGTAAAACCAAGCCTGCCGAAAGAGTGAGTAAAGAGAGATACCTCAACCATCCCACCTTTGGGATGCTCTACCAGGTGGCGCCGCTGCTGGAGGGCAGAGAGCTCTACGCCACCCTCTATGCCCAGCGCATCTTCTTTGTGGTCACCCTCCAGCCCAAGGGGGCCAGTTTCGAGGTGGTGCCATTGATGGATGCTCGCCAATTAGCCGAACAAAATTTGGGGCGTGTCCGGAGGGAAAGCACGGAGGTAATGGCCTTTTGGCGCAAATTGTTTGACCAGACCTTTATCTAAATGACGGGCACCCTGGCGGAGCGCTTTGCTGCCCTTGGCCAGGCCCTGCCGGCCGGCAGCCATTTGCTGGCGGTGAGTAAGGGCCATCCCGCCGAGCTGGTCAGGCAGCTGGCCTCCCTGGGCCAGCGCAGCTTTGGCGAGAGCCGGGTCCAGGAAGCCATCGCCAAGCAGGCGGAACTGGCGGATCTGCCGCCCTTGGATTGGCATTTCATTGGTCGCCTGCAGGCCAACAAAGCCCGCCAGGTGCTGCGCCATTTCGGCACAATTCACTCGGTTGACAGCCTGGAATTGGCCCAGCGGCTGGCCCGCATTGCAGCGGAGGAGGGCCTTAGCCCCAGGGTATTTTTTCAGCTCAAATTCCAGGCCGATCCCGATAAAACTGGCTGGGAGCCCGATCATTTTTTGCGGGATTGGCCCCAGTTGCAACTGCTCGCACCCCTGCAGGCGGTGGGCTTAATGACGATCCTTCCCTTCGGGCTAACCCTGGCCGAACGAAAAGTGCTCTTCGATCGATGTGCCGCTTTTGGCACAAGGTTTGGGTTGCCAGAACTCTCGATGGGCATGAGTGGAGATTGGCCTGAGGCCGCGGCGGCTGGCAGCACCTGGCTGCGAATTGGCAGTGGCCTATTTGGTTCCCGCAACAATATTTCTGCTTAAAAGCAAGAAATTTCCAGCTGGAACCCTTGCCGTCATTGGTTCAAGGCGCTATTCAGGTGGAAAGCATCCTTGAGGTTGGCTCTGTGTCGTTGTTTTCTCGTCTGCGTGCCGTTGTCTCTGGGGATGACTACCTCGATGGCGACTACGATGATGAGCTCGATTACGACGGCGGAGAGTTCGATGAACCCGCCCCCACGCCCCGCTCTAATTCCCTGGCTTTGACCTCTGATTTCGGCGCCACCGATCCTTTCCTGGGCACCAATGTGATTGGCATGCCGGGCCTATCAAATGCCACCGCTGAGGTGTCCCTGATGGAGCCCCGCAGTTTTGATGAAATGCCGAAGGCCATCCAGGCCCTGCGCGATCGCAAAACGGTGATTCTCAACCTGACGATGATGGAGCCGGACCAGGCCCAGCGGGCCGTGGACTTCGTGGCCGGCGGCACCTTTGCGATCGATGGCCACCAGGAGCGGGTTGGCGAAAGTATTTTCCTGTTCGCACCAAGCTGCGTCACCGTCACCACCGCATCCAGCGATGAGGCCTCCTCTCCCACGATCGTGAGTCGGGAGATCAACGAGCCCGCCGAGGCTGCCCCTAGCCCGGCCTGGGGTCGTCAAGACACCGCCATCTAGGGATTGTCTGCTCCTTCCTTAGGTGTGGTGGGCCTGGGCCGGATGGCCCGGGCCTTGCTGTTGCCGCTGCTTGAGGCGGGAATTGTTGAGCGTGCGGGGGTGAGGGCTGTGGTGGCAAGCGATGCCTCCGCAAAACGCCTCAGCCTCGAGCACTGCCTGGAGCTTGGCCTGGAGGTGGGCACCGATCCTGCCCAGGCCTGGCGTGCCCCAGTGGTGATCCTGGCGGTTAAACCCCAGCAGCTTGAGCAGGCGGCAGAGGCTGCGGCCCTTGCTGCCAGCACGGCAGAGGCTGCTGGGGAGGCCGAAACAGCTGGCGGCCTGCTTATTTCGGTGTTGGCCGGCGTAAAGCTTGGGCGGCTCCAGGCGCTTTTCCCCACTTGGCAGTGTGTGCGGGCCGTGCCCAATACGCCGGCGATGGTGCGCAGCGGTCTGACGGGCTTGGCCTTTGCCGATTCTGTAACCAGCGAACAGCGGGCCTGGGTTGGCGAGTTGTTTGCCCTGGTGGGTGAGGTTCACCACCTGCCCGAGGCCCAATTGGATGCCTTTTTGGCGCTCACCTCATCGGGGCCAGCCTTTGTGGCCCTAGTTGCCGAGGCCATGGCGGATGGGGCCGTGGCCGCAGGCCTGCCCCGGGTCCTGGCCCACCGCTTGGCCCACCGCACCTTGGCCGGCACGGCCGCCCTATTGGCCCAGCAGGATTTGCACCCCGGCCAGCTCAAGGACATGGTCAGCAGCCCTGGGGGCACCACCATCGCCGGGCTGAGGGCCCTGGAGAAGGCGGGACTGCGCTCTGCCCTGATTGAGGCCGTGCTGGCCGCCGCCCAACGCAGCCGGGAATTGGCCTAAGCCTTTCCCTTGCCCAGCTTTGGTTCGGTGCCAGCCAGCAGGCGCTCGATGTTGCTGCGGTGCCGCCAAACCACCAGCACCGTGGTGAGCAGGGCTAAACACAGGTAGGCGGGCCGGATGCCGCCTGCCCCAAAGGATCCCAGCATTAGGAGGGGCAGGCTGAGGGCGGCCACCACGCTTGAGAGAGAAACAATTCGGCTGAAGCTCAGCACGCTCAAAAAGATGCCAAAACAGGCCAGGCCCACGGGCCAGGAGACCCCCAACAACATGCCCAGGCCGGTGGCTACCGCCTTGCCACCCCGAAATCCCAGCCACACCGGCCAGATGTGGCCTGCCAGGGCCGCCAGGCCGGCCAGCACCACCCAGCTGTCGATTTGCCAGGAGGGGGCGGCTCCCAGGGCCAGGGCCTGGGGCTCCAGCACGGCTTTGGCCAGCAGCACCGCGCCGGTGCCCTTGAGCACATCCACCAGAAACACCACTAGGGCCGGGCCCTTGCCCACCACCCGCAACACATTGGTGGCTCCGGTGGAACCGGAGCCTTCCCGGCGAATATCAATTCCGGCCAGCCAGCGGCCGGCCAGGTAGCCACTCGGCAGGGAGCCCAGCATGTAGCCAGCAAGTAGCAGTAACAGGGGAGTGGCGGAAAACATGGGGGCCAGCAGGGGGGGTTAGTAGAACTCTTCTTCCGTTCTGAGCTCTTCTGGACCGGCCGCAAAGGCCAGCCAGAGCGGAAATTGCAGGATCGGAATGTCGATTACCTGCTCGGTTGCATCCACCACAATGAAGGGCAATTCACCCCGTTCTTCCAGGCGATCGGCCCGCTCAATCAGGGCATCGGGGCGCTCAAACAGCACGATGCCGCTGCTGGGGCCGAAGTCTTCTCGGGCCAGGCCCAGGCAATCTTGAAGCCCCCGCCGCCATTCCCCCAAGCGCTCGGGCTGGCTCGCTAACACCAGGGTTTGGAAGCGATCGCCATAGAGCTCCCCAAGGATCGCAATTGCCGCAGCTGCCACCAGGGCATTGCGGCTGCGGCTGCCACTGCTCGGTTGGGCGCCCCTGCCGCCCTGGCCTAAAAACCAGTCCTCTAGGTAGCCGGCGCCGCTGCTCTCCAGGCTGCGTCGCAGTTTCCAGGGGTCGGCGTAGAAGTCGGGTTGGTTGCCAAAGGAGGCCAGGCGCTCGCGAATCAGGGCCCCATCTGGTTGGAACTGGCCGGCGGCGGTAAGGGGCGGCTGGGTTGAAGAATCCTCCGGCTTGGCGGCGATTGCGTCGAGGGGCGAGGGTTTTACCAGCACCTGCTGGGGGATCAGCTCCACCTGCTCGGCAGCTACGGCCAATTCCTGCAGTGCCCCAACTAGGTAGTCCTGGAAGCCCTTGATGCGCCTTGCCACCGCATCCGACTGGCCGGCAAAGCTGCTCTCAATTTCGGCCTGGATCTGGCTGAGGCGCCCCTCGAGCTGGACAATTTCCGCCTGGAGCTCTTCACGTCGTTGGCGCAGTTCGGTGAGGGCTAGGTCGCTCCAGCTGGTTTCTGGACTGGGATCGTCAGACATCGCTGGGGTTAGGGGTGGGCTCCGGTTTTGTCAGTTGGCCAAGGCGTTCGTCCAGGTGCTGGACCAGTTGTTCGCGCAGGCTGGTGGCATCAAACAGCACCGGCAAGAAATGGATGCTGCCCTGTTCACGGAAATAGAACAGCACCGGCAGGCCCGGCCAGAACAGTTTCCAGCCCAGCCACTCCCCGTAGGGGAAGCGGCGCAGCAGGCTCTGTTGCCGCCACACCAACAGGGCATCGCCACCAAATTCCAGCCGCAGCAGGCTGGTCTGCAGCAGCAGAAATAGGCCAAATACCGCCACACCGAGGGCCAGCCACAGAGCCCCACCCCAAAGGGGAAGCAGGCCTAGAGAAGCCAGGCCTAGAACCATGACCCCAATGGCCACTGCGTAGCTGGGTTGGAGCAGGCTGCCGCTGGAGCCGGGAAAGAGGCCACCCTCGGGGCGATTGCTGGGTGAAATTTCTTCCATTAGCCGAACATCACTTTGGTGAGTAGGGCATCCACGATTGCCACTATCACCAGGATCATCACAACGGCGCCGGTGGTGGTGGTGCCTACTTCCTTGGGCCCGCCTTTGGTGGTTAGCCCCCAGCCGCAGGAGATCACAGCGATTATCAGGCCAAACACCAGGGCCTTTGTCAGCATCGCCGGGAGGTCAGATGGTTCCATCCAGCTACGCACCGAATTCCAAAACACCGTGGGAGGGATGTTGTAGATGAGGGTGCTGCTGACCTGGCCCGACCAAATCCCCACCCAGAAAAACAGCAGACATTGCACCGGTGCCATCACCACCATGGCCAGCACCCGGGGCACCACCAGGTACTGCACGGGATCGGTGCGCAGCATGGTGATCGCGTCGATTTGCTCGGTCACCTTCATGGTGCCCAGTTGGGCCGCATAGGCCGTGGCCACCTTGCCCGTGAGCAGGGTGGCCATCAGCAGGGGCGCGATTTCTCGGGAAAGGCCCAGGGCTAAAAGACCACCCACCGTTGCTCCGGCCCCCTGTTTGGTGAGCTCAGCGGCCACCTGGATGTTGAACACCGTGCCAGCGGCCAGGGCCGTAATCAGCACGATCAAAAAGCTGCCAGGCCCTGCCTCGAGTAATTCCTGCATCAGGTCGTTGAAGCCGATCTGGCCCCTGGCGATGGCACTTACCGCCTGGCCGCCGATCAAGCAGCTGGCCCCCAGGCGCTTCAGCCAGCGGGGCGCTCTCAACTTCAGTGATTTTTGCCGAGGGGCAATGGTCATCGCGGGAGGTCGCTCAGGTCGATTGGGGGAGCAGGGCTTTGTCCCTTGTAGGCCAGCGACGCATCACCACCAAGCCCAGTACCACCAGGATGGCCGGGATCAGGC
This genomic interval from Cyanobium sp. WAJ14-Wanaka contains the following:
- a CDS encoding glycosyltransferase, producing the protein MTPFATPWLPWLALLWPLWLSRRPEASCPLWMRRSLLLLLVLLTLRYLHWRVSASLNLSTPLAAGLSVLLLLAEGWLLLSGLLPLVLAWRRFSDGRPEANAAQARWLAGGWRPAVDVLIPTCGEPLPVLERCLQACSQLSYPHRRLWLLDDAGRPELIALASRYGCHYHHRPQRLHAKAGNLNAGLALCDAELVAVFDADFVPQRQFLERTIGLLLDPQVALVQTPQHFLNADPIMRNLAMEAWLLPDEESFYRWIEPVRSAWDAVVCAGTSFLVRRSALDQIGGFVEQAISEDLVTGMVLASKGWRLRYLGEKLSAGLAAETMLDFVRQRQRWASGTLQALRLPQGPLRLRGLRLSQRLAYIEGALHWFNTVPRLLLLLMPLCIGLLDVSPVRYTGTALVELLLPLWIALLLSVGWLNRGSRHALLADLPGWALAVPLAATVLASLWGKVQPFRITPKHRVEGRGGIAPVLAVPLLVLLALNTLNLASILRHLVSGLGSSGDWLGLVWGGLTLVGLLVALRACWDPAASDPTPWLAIQMPALLQGELADGSPWSVTGVVRALSEAGAEWQGSEPLPAGAHSLKLELQLQLQQQASLPPLTLEGLELITGQSNLWQARWDRADQQAMVALVSWLYGRPDAWPERQAPPEWRSLAALLARLFKPAQPLGPGRRSLVIQKP
- a CDS encoding DUF3721 domain-containing protein; translated protein: MNRFSLARRIALIPLALAAMPLASHAHPKGLHDTQQEAEQRAKELGCTGTHQNSGMWMPCSNEATLHQHLRHH
- a CDS encoding PipX family protein → MSKERYLNHPTFGMLYQVAPLLEGRELYATLYAQRIFFVVTLQPKGASFEVVPLMDARQLAEQNLGRVRRESTEVMAFWRKLFDQTFI
- a CDS encoding MauE/DoxX family redox-associated membrane protein; the encoded protein is MTSTTLQAIRLYRMDLPDHSCPWGLRAVRLLRERHIPFEDHRLTSAEEVEAFKLSHGVTTTPQIFSGSERVGGYSDLATRLGVRPEAAEISYAPVVAVFLTAGLMALVLAAGLGGFMGFAICLLAMLKLMDVEAFAASFRKYDLISQRWRPWGRLYPGIELLVGLGVLLQPEPAAVAQLVGIVAVPLGAMGMVSVGKAVFIDQLALNCACVGGNSKTPLGVVSFAENLIMTAMGLVMLTGG
- a CDS encoding YggS family pyridoxal phosphate-dependent enzyme, yielding MTGTLAERFAALGQALPAGSHLLAVSKGHPAELVRQLASLGQRSFGESRVQEAIAKQAELADLPPLDWHFIGRLQANKARQVLRHFGTIHSVDSLELAQRLARIAAEEGLSPRVFFQLKFQADPDKTGWEPDHFLRDWPQLQLLAPLQAVGLMTILPFGLTLAERKVLFDRCAAFGTRFGLPELSMGMSGDWPEAAAAGSTWLRIGSGLFGSRNNISA
- the der gene encoding ribosome biogenesis GTPase Der, with product MALPVVAIIGRPNVGKSTLVNRLCRSREAIVHDQPGVTRDRTYQEGYWGDRTFMVVDTGGLVFDDDSEFLPEIREQTNLALAEASVALVVVDGQQGLTAADEAIAEWLRGQGVPTLLGVNKCESPETGLAMAAEFWGLGLGEPFPISAIHGAGTGDLLDKVISYLPPTEEVETEAPIQLAIIGRPNVGKSSLLNAVSGENRAIVSPIRGTTRDTIDTTIEREGKTWKLLDTAGIRRRRSVNYGPEFFGINRSFKAIERSDVCVLVIDAIDGVTEQDQRLAGRIEEDGRACVVVVNKWDAIEKDSHTMPAMEKELRAKLYFLDWAPMLFTSALIGQRVQAIFPLALLAVEQHRRRVTTSVVNEVLTEALSWRSPPTSRGGRQGRLYYGTQVAVRPPSFTLFVNDPKLFGDTYRRYVERQIREGLGFEGTPIKLFWRGKQQRDAEKELARQQARR
- the dusB gene encoding tRNA dihydrouridine synthase DusB, with protein sequence MIPSLPLPSGALLSGALLSGALQLPGNGTPRSLRCRVLQSPLAGVSDRIFRGLVRRWAPDALLFTEMVNATSLELGHGRQKVEELASEAGPIGVQLFDYRPQAMAEAARRAEAAGAFLIDINMGCPVKKIAKKGGGSGLIRDPDLATRIVAVVGAAVGIPVTVKTRLGWCGSDLDPVSWCRQLEDAGAQLLTLHGRTREQAFKGQADWEAIARVKAALAIPVIANGDINCPAAASRCLEITGADGVMVGRGTMGAPWLVGQIDAALGGRPVPPAPSPAERLALAAEQLGALVAAKGDHGLLIARKHMAWTCQGFSGAPQLRQELMRAATPAAALALLDQARAQLGFM
- a CDS encoding CbiQ family ECF transporter T component; translation: MDWLRQLPIGQFVAEEQPGRRSSWLRSLDPRLKLGWTLAFLITPILAGPIWRISLVGVLLLITAVSGLPWRLWRRSLPALVALAVLVGLLAAVLPEGAIAAAPLQRPPQELRLAPGSPLSPAPERAGERWEILRLGPVSINRRSAKLGLNGATLLFTLVHSANLLLISTPAEELVWSISWLLAPLGRWGWPVERLGFTLLLALRFLPLVQEELQNLLRSLATRAVNFKRLGWRAGLGLLLALGERLLANLLLRAEQGAEALLARGGRWAPPDQLHQMAPAHPWLNRWAGAGLAGLLLLRCKVGGF
- a CDS encoding DUF1823 family protein, which codes for MPAAYPLSRALLEAVLADRTSDRFVCELIWPRLGYAPDGSGTWGAGPATEALWRESFPIEPQFIAQRPASVALTRSIPKQHKQLLKQQLGFAGYKIGGLYPRRTRRATAVNWLLAYLAERNEPLPATGLLPELLEPPANPVAGHPGDWPVA